The Candidatus Paceibacterota bacterium DNA window TCGGGCACGAGGTCCACTTCCTCTTGCGGTCCGATTTTGATGCCGTCCGGGCTGGGGGGCTGCGCATCCAAAGCCCCGACGGGGATTTCCAGGTTCAGCCGCGCTGTGCACGGTGCCCGGACGAGATCGGCCCGGCCGACCTCGTTCTTATTGGGCTCAAGACCACTGCCAACCACCAATTTCCAGAGCTCCTCCCGCCCCTGGTTTGTCCGACCACCGCCGTGCTGACCTTGCAGAACGGCTTGGGCAACGAGGAGCAACTCGCCCGCCTGTTCCCGGTCGAGCAGATACTCGGTGGTCTATGTTTCGTCTGCTTAAACCGCATCGCCCCGGGGCTCATCCGTCATATTGGTTACGGGCAGGTTGTCCTGGGTGACTTTCAACGTCCGCCTGCTCCTCGCACCCGTGACCTTGCAACCTGTTTCGACATGGCCGGCGTGGCCTGCACGGTTAGCGATGACCTGGCGCGCGCGCATTGGGAGAAATTGGTTTGGAACATCCCCTTCAATGGTCTTGGGGTCGCCAGCGCCGCCGGTCCGGATGCCTTCGAGCGCCTCAATTTGGTCCCTGTGCCGGCTGCCCGCAGCTGCGGATGTCAATCAGCGCACCTTGATCGGGAGACAAATCAGCGCCGATTGACGGCGGCGGCGACGGAATGCCTGACGACGGACAAGCTCCTGGGCGATGCGGGATGGGCGAGGCTTGTGCGGGAGTTGATGCTCGAGGTCATTTCCGCCGCGCGCGCGCTCGGGCACGATATTCCGGACGCGTACGCCGACGAGCATGTCGAGCGCACCCGCGCGATGGGCGCTTACAAGGCTTCCACGCTGATTGACTTTGAGCGGGGGCAGGCATTGGAGCTTGAGAGTCTATTCCTCGAACCACTCCGCCAGGCCACCAGGGCTGGGGTACCTACGCCCCGGCTCGCGGCGCTGTGCGCGGTGTTAGAGTCCCTTTGAGGTCCAGCTGCTCCAAAGCCCGGTCGTCCACCTTAATATGGGGTGAAGACCCCATACCAATTCTCCTGGATTAAGGCTAAGTTGGGCTGGCATGAGAGTGTTCTTACGGGAAAGGGCTACCGGACAGTATTACCGGGGCCTTGGAAGATCTGGCGCTGGCTGGGTGGGGGCACTGGAATTCGCGACTGTATCAGCGGCTGCCCGCCACGCTATAGCCGAGCAGCTTTCGGAAGTGGAAATCGTTTTGAGGTGCGATTATCTGGATCGCGAAGTCCCCTTGCCAGTTACGCCGCTGTGGTGCGACCTGGAACGCGAGGACGGTCTGTCCCTAAGCAGTCCTTTGCCGGTCGGTGACAATTCTCTGCTGTCGGCTCCGACGCTGTCGGGAAGTGCTTCGATGGACACCGCCGCATCGCCAAGCTGCGAGTCGGCACAAAAGTAGGAAGCGAAGTCGGGACGTCATTGGCGACCGATGCATGCGCCATGGCTAGACGAGGCGGTTGGAGTTGGGGGTTGGGAGCTTTGACCTGGATTCCTGAATGCCGTGGGCAGGTTCAGGAACTGGCTGAGCGTGAATCGTAACTCGGCCTGGAGTTGCGGGGTGGGGGCTTTTGGTTCAGACTCGCCCAGTGAAGACACGCGTTCGTTTTGCGCCAAGTCCAACAGGTTTCCTGCACATCGGCGGGGCCCGGACGGCTCTGTTCAACTGGCTGTATGCCCGGCACACGGGGGGCACGTTCATTCTGCGCATCGAGGATACCGATGCCGCGCGCAACACGCAGGAGGCGGTGGAAGTGATTCTCAACGGCCTGCGTTGGCTGGGGCTGGATTGGGACGAGGGCCCCGCGACGGGCGATCCTGGCGGCGCGAGCAAGGGCGATTGCGGGCCCTACTTCCAGAGCCAGCGCAAGGAGAATTATCGTCGGCGGGTGGAAGGACTGCTTTCCAGGGGGCTGGCGTATGAGGTGGAAGGGACAATTAAGTTCAAGATGGAGCGCTCCCCGATCCTGATCCCCGATGTGGTCGTTGGCGACGTGCGGCGGGAACTGACGGATCGGGAACAAGCAGACCCGGATTTCATCATCGTGCGATCAGACGGGCAGCCGGTGTTTCACCTGGTGAACGTAGTGGATGATCTGGAGATGGGGGTCACGCACGTTATCCGCGGGGAGGATCACCTGAGTAATACGGCCAAGCACATTGCGCTGTTCCGTGCTTTGGGGGGCGAGCCGCCCAAGTACGCGCATATCCCGCTGATCCTGAACATTGACGGCACCAAGATGAGCAAGCGGGACAAGGGGGCCTCGCTCATGACCTATGGCGAGGAGGGCTACGTGCCGGCAGCGCTGGTCAACTACCTCTGCCTGCTGGGCTGGTCGCCGAAGGGCAACCGCGAGAAGATGCCGCTGTCAGAGGTGATCGAGACATTCGACCTCCCGCAAGTCCTCCGGCACAACGCGCGATTCGACCTCACTAAGCTGATCTGGCTGAACGGGGAGTACATCCGCGAGTTGACCGACGAGCGCTTTTACGAACTGTCCGCTGAGGCGCTGAAGCGCGCCGGCTTGGACCTCGGCAAATACACGGCGGATTACGTGCGGGCGGCGCTGGAGACGTGCAAAGGGAAGGTGAAGCTGTTCGGCGAGCTGCCGGCTTACGCCGGGTTCTACTTCAAGGAAGATATCGCCTACGATCCGGAGGCCGCGCGGAAGGACTTCACGGCGGAGAACAAGCCACGCGTGGCGCGACTGCGCGAGGCGTTGGCGAAGCTGGAGCCTTTCGAGGCGGACCCGATTGGCGCTGCGCTAAAGACCGTTGCGCAGGAGCTAGGGGTGAAGGCCGGCGTGCTGGTGCATCCGACGCGCCTGGCCTGCTGCGGCAACACCGCCGGGCCAAGCCTGTATCATCTGCTGGCCATCCTGGGCAAAGAGCGTGCGCTGGCGCGAATTGACCGGGCGCTGGCAAAGATGGGGTAGTATGGCCACCGGCTGATGTCGGTGACTGCTTATTAGGCAAGGTTGCGGTTTTTGGCCCGTGATTCCGTTGCCAGGCGGGCCTTGAAGGAGAGGAGCTTCTTTTGCAGGGCGGCATTGCCGGTGGCCAGAGTCTGAACCGCGAGCAATCCGGCGTTACGAGCTCCGCCAATGGCGACGGTCGCCACCGGTATGCCGCTGGGCATTTGGACAATCGAAAGGAGGGAATCGAGTCCCTTAAGGGCTTTGCTCTCGATAGGCACGCCAATCACTGGGAGGGTGGTAAACGCTGCTGCCACCCCGGGCAAGTGCGCGGCGCCGCCAGCCCCGGCGATGATGACCCGCAAGCCGCGAGTGTGAGCAGTGCTCGCGTAGCGCTCCAAATCCCGCGGGGTGCGGTGCGCCGATATCACGCGAACCTCATGCGGCACGCCGAACTCGGCACAGGCGTCCGCGGCGGCTTTCATCGTGGGCCAATCGGAGTCGCTGCCCATAATAATGCCGACCAAGGGCTTGGCAGGTTGCTTCATGCCCTGCATGATTTACTTTGGCCTGCCGAAACTCAATGATGAAATGGAGTGGTATCGCGGACTTCCTCGCGCTCCGGCGCAACACGGGCCTTCTGCTCGTGGCGCTGGTCCTGGCGGGCACGGGTGAGAAACTCTGGCTTGGGTTCGCGCCCAAGTATCTCCAGACTCTGGGGGCGAGCATCCTCGTCATCGGCCTGTTCGATGCGCTGCAAACCCTGCTTGGCGCAGTCTATGCCTATCCCGGCGGCTGGTTGACGGACCGGTGGGGCCAGCGGCGGTCGCTGATTCTATTCAGCGCCCTGTCTTTGGGGGGGTACGCATTGGCGCTGGCTTGGCATCATTGGCTGGCCCTCCTGATCGGCGCGTTTCTGTTCCTCGCCTGGAGCGCGTTGTCCTTGCCCACGACCTTCACCGTCGTCGCCACCTCGCTCAAGGCCCGCCAGCACACCATGGGCATCGGCATCCAATCCATGGTGCGCCGCGTGCCAATGATGCTTGGCCCGCTGGTGGGAGGGTGGCTGATCACCCGCTTTGGTTGGACGCGCGGCGTGCAGTACGCGCTGCTGCTTTGTCTGTTGCTGACGCTTCTCACCATGGCGTTCCAATGGTTCATGTTCGAGCCGGCACGGGGTGAAGTCGCCCCAGCCGGCGAGTCCAATGGCACAAACTTCCTGGCGGTCATAAAATCTTTCACCCCCGCGCTGCGGGAGCTGCTGATCAGCGACATACTGATCCGGTTCTGCGAGCGCATCCCTTACGCGTTCATCATCTTGTGGGCGATGAATCGCGGCGGCGTTGACGCGCAGCAGTTTGGGCTGCTGGTTGCCATTGAGATGGTTACGGCGATGATCTGCTACATCCCCGTGGCGCACCTGGCGGACAAATACGGGCGGCGGCCGTTTGTACTGGTCACGTTCATGTTCTTCACGCTGTTCCCGGTGACGCTGCTCTGGGCGACCAGCTTCGGCTGGCTGGCGCTGGCGTTTGTCGTTCGCGGCTTGAAGGAATTCGGCGAACCGGCTCGAAAGGCCTTGATTATCGGGGAGGCTGTGCCGGAGTTGCGGGCGCGAACGTATGGCGCATATTACCTGATTCGGGATTGCGTAGTGACCAGCGGGTCGTTTGTCGGGGCATGGCTGTGGAGCATCGGCCCCTATGCGAACTTCGCGGGGGCTGCGGCATGCGGGGCTATGGGAACAGGCTGGTTCTGGTGGTTCATCTTTCGGCGGAAGGCTGTTCCGGGATTGACGGGCAGCCCCGGGAGCGCAGAATCAGCCGGAACTCGGACATGACAACAGCCAACAAGATTACCATCCTGCGAATCCTGCTGATTCCGGTCTTCGTGGTGCTGACCCTCTACTACACCAAGGAGGGCAAGGAAGTGTATCGTGTGTTGGCGATTCTGTGTTTTGCCATTGCCGCTGTCTTTGATGGCGTGGACGGCTACGTCGCGCGGCGGTACAATCAGCGCAGTGAACTCGGTGCCATCCTTGATCCGCTGGCCGACAAACTGTTGCTGGTTTCCGGCATAGTGGTGCTGAGTTTTGATCACTCGCCGCATCTTGAGAGCGTTCCCCTTTGGCTAACGGGCACAATCATCGGGCGGGATATTCTGATACTGATCGGCATGCTGGTAATTCAATTGGTGGTTGGCAAAGTCAAGGTGCAACCGCGAATCATTGGCAAAATCGCTACTGTGTTGCAGATGGCCGTCGTACTTCTGATCTTATTGAAGAAGAAGGAGGACTGGCTTCCCGCACTGACTCTTGGCGCGGTCTTTTGCACGGGGATATCGGGACTGCTCTATGTGTGGGATGGCACGCGCCAGTTGAGCGCGCACCCTTCGTCGAGTCCGAAGCCCAAAGTCCAAAGTCCAGAGTCCGAGGAAGGGGCGCCCTCCTGATTCGGCAAACAATGCGCATAGGTATATGGGAAAACCAGTTGAGTTGAAACTGAAGGAAGGAGACGTGGCGCCGGACTTCACTGCCGCCAGTAATGGCGGGGGCAAGGTGTCCCTGTCCGGCTTCAAGGGGAAGAACGTGATTCTCTACTTTTATCCTCGGGATAACACGCCAGGCTGCACCAGGGAGGCGTGCGCCTTCCGCGACGAGTTTGCCGCGTTCAGGAAGAAAGGCGCAGTCGTTCTCGGTGTCAGCACCGATTCAGCCAAGTCGCATGACAAGTTTGCGGATAAATACAAGCTGCCGTTTACCCTGGTGTCGGACGAGGACAAGAGGATTGCTTTGGCCTACGGGGCTTGGGGACCAAAGAGCTTCCTGGGCCGGAAGTACCAGGGCATGTATCGGGTGACCTTCCTGATCGGGCCCGATGGCCGGATCAAGAAGGTCTGGCCGATGGTTAAGCCGGCCGACCACGCCAGGGAGATTTTGGCCGCGCTCTAGCCCATGGGTCCGCCATGCCGCTGAACGACCGCTGCCATTTGACAGCCGGGCTGACCCAGTTTACTTGTGTAACCGAGTTAACCATCTAACCAAGATTAATTATGGCAATACCTGTAGGGTCCAAAGCACCTGATTTTAGTCTGAAATCCAAGCAAGCGTCCGGGTTGGTGGACGTGAAGCTCAGCGACAACCTGGGCAAGAAGCACACCGTCCTGCTGTTTTTCCCGGCGGCGTTCACCGGCGTCTGCACCCAGGAACTGTGCGACATCACCAGCGGCCTCAACGCCTATGCCGGACTTAACGCCGAGGTTATCGGCATCAGCGTGGATACGCCCTTCGCCCAGGAAGCCTGGGCGCAGAAGGAGAAGATTGGCATCAAGCTGGCCAGCGACCTCAACAAGGAGGTCATCAAGAAGTACGACGTGGTCTTCCCGATGCTGGCTGGCGTAGGGGACACCGCAGCGCGGGCGGCATTCGTCATAGACAAGGCCGGCGTGGTCCAATACAGCGAGCAGACGCCGTCCCCGAAAGAACTGCCCAACTTCGCGAAGGTCCAAGAGACCCTGGCGAAGCTGAAGTAGGTAAGTCCGGCTGGGGAGGGCGAGCGTCCTCGCGAGCCCTGATTTTGGATGACTGCCGAGTAAGTCAGGGCTCGCGTGGACGCTCGCCCTGGAGTGAGGATTTCAATCCCCAAACGCCCGGAACAGGGCGCGCAGCTCTTCTTCCAGGTCGGCGGGGTCGGACAGCGTTTGTGCGATCTCCTCGCGCAGCAACTCCCGGTAGCGCTTGCGCAGCCGGTGCACCGCCACCCGCGCCGCCCCCTCGTTCAGGCCGGCTCTGGCGGCAGCTTCGGCGTAGGGGATGTCGCCCTTGCCCACCGTCAGGAACGGTTTCAACTGCTCGAAGACGGCGGCCTTGCCTTCGGCGGCACACTCCGCGCGCAGCCGGGTGATGACCTGTCCCAGCAGGGTCGTGGCCCACGCTTGGTCGTAGAGCTTGTCCGGACTGAGCTGGTCCGGCGGGTCGATCTGGTAGCGCGTATCGGCGTCCTGCCAGTCCAGCGAGAGCAGGGTCTGCCCACCGCCCCGCTTCTGGCGGTTCGCGCGGTCATATTCATTGGCCAGGTAATGCTTTAGCGCCGCCAGCAGAAACGCCCGGAAGCGGCCCTTCTCGCTCCGCACGTCCTCCAGGTAATTCCTCTTGAGAAAGGCGGCGAAGAATCCCTGGGTGAGGTCCTCAGCGTCCTCCTTGGAATGGCCATGGCGGCGCACATAGGCGTAGAGCGGGTACCAATAGGCGCGGCACAACTCCTCCAACGCGCGGTCGGACTGCGGCGTGCTCCGTCGCCCCGCCGCCAGCACGACCGTCCAATGTGTCGTGGCGAAGATGTCCCCCGGTGCCGGGGTGGAGGCTGAGTTGGGATATTCGGGATTCAGAATCAGTTTACCACCTTCAACCTGGGATGTTTTGCTTCCAGTCTTCTGCGCCCGGGCCCAGTTACTTTGGTGTTGCCCAGGTAGACGTTGACAAGGTTGGTCATTCCGTCCAGGTGGCGCAGTCCAAGGTCTGTCACCCGGGTGTTTTGAAGCTCCAGTTCCTCAAGCGTGTGGAGTGGCGCGAGACACGCCAGCCCAGCGTCCGTGATGATCCCCGAACCGCTTCCAATCCATAGGGACTTGAGGTTCTTCAGCTTTGCCAACGGGGACAGTCCCTGGTCGCTAAAGCGATTGCCCTGCAAGGCAAGCCCAGTGAGGTGGGGCATCTTTGAAAGCACCTGCAGGGAGGCGTTGTCCAACCCCGCGTCGCTCACATGCAAGTATTCCAACTGCCCCAAGGTCTGCAATTCCGCGATGCCTCTGTCCGTAACCGTGGCGTTGTACAGGTAGAGGCGCCTTAAGCTTGCCATGCGCGCGACTTGACGCATGGCTAAATCCGTCGCCTGGGTTCTTTGCAGCACCAGCATCTCCACGTTCTGCAAGGCGGGCAGCACCGCCGCAACTTGGTCGGAGAGGTTAGTGCACTCCCGGCGCACGCCATGTTTGTCTTCGTCATAGACCAGGTTTACCTTGACCACCCTTCCCTGCTCGTCCCAGGTAATGCAGCCGCCGTAATCCTCGATAGCTTTGACGGCGGCCTGCTCGGGGGATAGGGGCGGCATTACGACCTCCGCCCAGTCCATCGTGCGCACTGGGCGTCTCAGGATGCGGAAGTGGTCTAACTCTGCCAGCGGCAGGTCAATGTAGAGCCGCTCAGTGATCTTGCCCGTCTGCGGGTCCCGCTGGCCCCCCACCGAACTGCTGCTGGATGCGACCTCCCGGCCATCTTCAGTGTAAGCCAGCGCCCCAAACTGCAGTCGCCCCGACCACTTAGCCACGTCATACACCAGTGTCAGAGAAGTCCTGTCCCGACCCGCCTGCCCGATGGGATCGAGTTGGCTGCCGTCGGCTAAGGTTATCGTTCCACTCCAATTGGCAGGGAGGTTATCCCGCTCGACCTGCCACTCTCCCAGGGTGTAACGGAGCTGGATGGAAACCCGGCGAGTGTTCGGGTCATCCAATTGCGGGACCACGCTGAAGGCAAGCCAGCCAGTGTTGCCCTTCGCGGCGTCCGCTGGATACCCCGCGGCGCTGTAACTGAGGGTAGGATGCTTGCCGCCGGGATCAGCCAGCGAGATGTCCTTGAGGGAATGCTGGTCAAAGAGTGGATGCGAGAACCAGAGGTAAAGGCAGCGTGGCCCCCTATTGGTCTGAGGCGTAACCAAGGCGACGGGCAGGGGCTGGACCTTGCGCAGCCATTGCAGCTCACTCGCATTGGTCACCCGTGAGCCGTCCGCGTACCGCACCGCGCCCGGATCGTTGGTCTTCCACTGGTCCTGCCACGCCAGGAAGCGCAGCCGTGGCGGCTCCGCGAGTTGCCCAGGTGTGCGGGGCTTTGGAAGCGCGGCGGAGTTGGTGGACGGCATCCGATGGTTCAGCAGGTCCAGGAGCTGCCGCGCTTCGGCGTCGGTGAAGGCGCCGGCAATGTTGGCGTTGCGGCTGGTGATGGCGGCTTGGACGATCGGCGCGCTGATGACGCGGCCATTCCAGACGACGGCCAGTTGCCGGCCCACGTTCTTGGCGGTGGCCTCGGCGAACTTCCCGCTGGCCTCCAGGGTAAGGACCAAAGCCAGCTCCTTCTGGTCGGCCCCAAGCTGCGTAAAGCCTGCGCTCTCCACATCGTCACCGCACAGCACCACTTCCCGCAGGACAGGCAGTTTCTGCTCCGGGCCGCGGCCCTGCCGGCAGGGGAGCAAGTCCGCCGGCGAGTTGGTGTCGCCCTCGCGGGCCACCCAGCGGAATTGGAAGCCCGCTGCCGGCGAAGGGGTGCGACTCGACGCGGTCTCCGGCAGGCCCAGCATCCGCGCGAGTTCCGCGCCCAGGGCTTCGACCTGGCGTGACGCTGCCCAGGCGCGTGCCGCGTCCTTGGCCTGAATGGCTTCCTTCCATTCGGCGGCTTGCGCGTTAAGCTGCTGCCACACCGGCTCGGCGACAGTGCCCTTGAGCTGCTCCTCGATCTGCACCTTCCACGCGTTATCCGCCTGGTTGAAGGCCGCCTGCTCACTGATGTTCGTCATCGTGTGCACCGATGCATGGGCTCGAGCAAAAGCCCTCCATTCCGCGGCCAACTCCAGCGCTTTGGGTGGGATGGGTTTCAACTCCGCAGACCTCGGTGCGTTTTGCGCCAGCTTATAGCGCAGCTTCACGCCGCGGGGGTTGTCGGTGAACGCGGTGACCTGCAGGATGCCTCGCGCGCCATCCCGAGTCTCGAAGGCGAACGTGATGGGCAGCAAACCGTCCGGCAGCACGTAAAGTGTGGCACCAGTCACTTCCACATGTTCCACTGCGGTTGGAATGTTGAGGGCCGCGTTCAGTTCGGAGGCGCTGGCGTTCTCCCATTGACTCGGCGTCAGGTCGGAGAGCTTCAGCCCGTGCGTGATCAGGGCCCAGCGGCGCCCGACGTAATCATCGTATTCGGCGTAGAGATCACCCTCGCTGGCCACCAGCGCCCGGGGTCGTCCGCCGCCCTCCCTGGGGGTCTCGTCAAGGATGGACGACAGTTGCCCTGTCCGCAGACGAAGAGTCTCGTTATTACCTTTGCCGGCACGGTTATCGGGGTCGGGAAGCACGCGCTCGATCACGGGGCCGAAGGCGGTTGGGGCGCGGATTTGTTCCAGGGGGAGGTGGTTAATCCGGGAGGTGGTACCGGCGCGAGGCGGAGCGGTCTGGTTCGTGATCTCGAACAGCCACACGAAGTAGCGAGGCACATCGTTGTGGCGCAGGAATGGGACCAGGAAGACCAAGGCACCGTTGGTGGGAGCGTTGCCTTCGTAGAGGATGCGGGAATAGACGCCCAGCGGCGGTTGGGCGTGGAGGGCATCCAGCCCATAGGAGACAGAGCACTCCATTCTCGCCTGCAGGATGCCATTCTTACGTCGAGCGCCAAGGAACCCCGTCCCTCCAGAGGAGCCGAAGAAATTGGTGTCCGCAAGTGAGGAGCTCCAACTGTCAGCCACCAGGGGCCAGGAACCAATTGTGCGCCGCTGCTCCTTCAGCAGACCGGGTTTGGCGGCCATGCCGTCCAGGAGCGCGCGGAGCGTGCCCGCACCAATCTCGGCCGCTTGGGATTCAGTCAGTCCCACTTTGACTGTCATCTTGAAGTCCCCAACCTGCCGTTCGCTGACGGGTTGACCGAAGTTGACGAGCGCTTTGGCCGATGGCTGTACACCCGGGCGGCGGGAGCTGGAAGGAATCAAACGGTCCACCAACGCCGCCTCGGCCTCGAATGCCCGGTAATGGAACTCGGCAGTGGCAGAGCTTTCGGGTCGCGTTGCTGCAGGACGCAAGAGGGCAGAGAGCCCGTGACCGGGCGGGTGTTTGCCTCTCTGGCCGGCTGCAAAACGGGCCTCAATTTCGGCTGGTCCAAGGGCGCGATCATAGATGCTGAGCTCGTCCACGACGGCCTTGCTATAGAAGCACCAGCCACTTGCTGTATCCACTTGCGCTCCGATGCGCAGCGGTTCCACAGAGGGGGGCAGACTGAGATGCAGCGGCCCTCCGCGGGCGGTGACTGGTTGCACCACCCCATCCAGGTAGAAGGTGGGGTCTTCATCGCCATTGCGGGCCACGACCGCGATGTGATGCCAGTCCAGATCCGCGATGCTGGTCGAGCGCCGGAAGCCACCGGCAAAGGTAAACGCCAGCCCGCTGTCCCACTGAGGCTGATTGATGGTCACGCCGTAGTTCAGCACGCCTCGGGTGTAGTCGCCGCCCTTGTTGATGATGTAGTCCTCCGCCTCCAAATCCTGCCGCTTTACCCAAAACTCGATGGTCAACGCATTGGTCAGTCGCAGGGTTGGGCTGTCTGGCACCTCGATGAAGCTGTTGGTCCTCCCAGAGAAACTAAAAGCCTGACCGACCTTGCCGGCAACAAATCCAGCGTCTCCATGCAGGACACCGTGGTTCCTGCCCGCTGAGTCTTGGGCATCACCGTCCGCGCGCCACCGACTCACCAAGCCCGGTGTGCTTGTGGCGTGGCGAATAATCCCCAGCGCGTTGGCGAGCAGCATGGCGCCGCCAACAATGGCGACGAGCAGGAGTAGCGCGACCAGGACGCCGATGGCGTAACGGCCCCAATACGACGCTGAGGCGGGTTTCCCGCCGCTCGCGGTCGAACCGTTGGGGAGCCGGCGCGCCGCACGCCACAACCGCCAGCCGCAGACCGGCAGGGACAGTGCGCCCAGCCAGATAAGCGGCACAATGACGGCCTCATCCGGCGCAGGATGCCAGCCGAAGCCCTCGTCAAGCATCGCGAGGATGAAGAACGCTGCGAAAGCGATCAGCGGCAACGCGGTGAGGAACGCAAGGCAGGCACTCACCCTGTACGCAGACCGCAGGGTGTCCACGCTCGCGAAACGCCGTAGCAAAAGGGCCAAGACACCCGTGGCGCAGGCCAGCAGAACGAAGGCCAGTATCAGCCACCGGCCGGGGAGACTACTGCGCAGCAGTTCGCACAGCACGCCAAAGAGAGTGGTTCCCGCATAGGTCAGCGTCGCACAAAACGCGAACCAGGGATTGCGCTGGCCGCTAGATGTTCTCGCAGAACACGCCGCGCCCCCCCCTGCCGATGGTCCTGTTTCACCGCCGCCACCACCCGAATCGGCCTGGGCCAAGCGGGACTGCAGCCAAGCGGGCACGAGGACGGCTACCATCACCACCACGCCGATGAGCAGCATCATGAGGAGATTGGCGCGTTGCATGAAACCCTGCGCCCGGTTGCCGAAGAAGGCTTCCGCCGCGGCATCTCGGCCTAGCGAACTCCACGGATGCACGCCGAAGGCAGCTCCGCCAAACGCGAAATAGCCGACCGCCCCGCCGCCCAGGGCAATGGGAGCCACGGCCAGTCCGCCCAGCGCTGCAATCAGACCGACCGCGAGTCCGCCAGTGGACAGCAAGCCCAAGGCGAGACCTCCAAAGGTAAACACGCCGAGGGTGATTCCGCCGAAGGCGAAGCCGCCCATCGCCACACTGCCGATGGCCAGGACGCCTTTGGCGATGCCGCCGATGGCAATGATGCCCTTGGCGACACGCCGTTTGCCCGTGGCGGGGTCAATCCCGTCGGCCACATGGAGCAAGGGCAGGCCGAAGAGCGTGGCCTTGGAGCGGTAGTCAACACCGCGATACATCCGGGGCAAGGCGGCTGCCGGGGTGCCGGTTGACGGTGTGGAGGCAATGGTCTCGACCTGGGTCTTGAGGATGCTGGCCTGCTGGTAGCGGAGCTCGGGTTTGCGTTCGAGCGCCCGGAGGACAATTTCGTCGAGCCGCGCGTCTATCTGGACGGTGCCGCAGGCGCGAGAGGGCGGGACAATCGGCTGGCCGGGGAGCTCGCCGGTGAGCATCTGGTAGAAGACCACGCCGAGGGCGTAGATGTCCGCCCGGCGATCCACCTCGGATGGGTTCTCGACCTGCTCGGGCGCCATGTATTGGGGCGTGCCCATGATCTTGCCCGCCTCGGTCAGACTGGCAGGGACGGCTGGCCCAGCCGTCCGCTCGTCCTCGCCCGGACGCCCCGGCGGGGTGTCCCTGCCTTCCACAATCTTCGCCAGGCCAAAGTCGGCGACCTTCACCCGCCCACGGCGGTCGAGGAGGACGTTCTCGGGCTTGATGTCGCGGTGGACGATGCCTTGATCGTGGGCGTATTGGAGCGCGTCGCAAATCTGCGGCACGATGGCCAGCGCTTCGCGCGAGGAGATGCGGCCGCCGGCCAGCAGTTGTCGCAGGTTCACGCCGTCCACGAATTCCATGAGGAAGTAGCAGAGGGAAGGTTGAGACTCGACCTGGCCGAACTCGTAGAGCGTGACGATGCCGGGGTGGTTCAAGCGGGCCAGGGCGCGGGCTTCGCGGGCGAAACGTTCGGCGAACGCGGGGTCGCTGCCGATGCCTGGGGGCAGGAGCTTGAGGGCGACAATGCGGTCGAGCTGCTTCTGCCGCGCCTTATACACGGCGCCCATGCCGCCTTTGCCCAGCAGGCTGAGTATCTCAAGCTGGGGAAAGAGGCGGGCCAGTTCCTCCAGGGTGGGAGGCACGAATGGTTTGGCTTCGGGGTGGGTGGCAGTGTCAGCGGCAGCGCCCTCCTTGAGAAGGCAGGCGGGGCAGAGCCCGGCCAACGCACCTGTCGTCAGCGGCACCCCGCACTGGGGGCATCTTGCGGGCGCAGAGCCATTCATCGCGGCTTTATTCATATACCCCACTCAGAAGCAAAACCGAGCAAATGTTACAGCACATCGCCTGAAACCCCGTGTAAACCTGCTCCTAACATGCTGAAGTATAATCACTTCCAACCGAACCGTGTGTCCCTTACTGGGCTCAATGGCGTAGTAGAGGCGGAAAACCACGCTTTTACTCGAAAAATGGTGGTGGAACAGCGGTGAGGTGTCGGCGTGAGATATTCTCTGGGTTGCAAGTGGTGTTTTCATGAAAGTTATTCACAG harbors:
- a CDS encoding protein kinase, yielding MNKAAMNGSAPARCPQCGVPLTTGALAGLCPACLLKEGAAADTATHPEAKPFVPPTLEELARLFPQLEILSLLGKGGMGAVYKARQKQLDRIVALKLLPPGIGSDPAFAERFAREARALARLNHPGIVTLYEFGQVESQPSLCYFLMEFVDGVNLRQLLAGGRISSREALAIVPQICDALQYAHDQGIVHRDIKPENVLLDRRGRVKVADFGLAKIVEGRDTPPGRPGEDERTAGPAVPASLTEAGKIMGTPQYMAPEQVENPSEVDRRADIYALGVVFYQMLTGELPGQPIVPPSRACGTVQIDARLDEIVLRALERKPELRYQQASILKTQVETIASTPSTGTPAAALPRMYRGVDYRSKATLFGLPLLHVADGIDPATGKRRVAKGIIAIGGIAKGVLAIGSVAMGGFAFGGITLGVFTFGGLALGLLSTGGLAVGLIAALGGLAVAPIALGGGAVGYFAFGGAAFGVHPWSSLGRDAAAEAFFGNRAQGFMQRANLLMMLLIGVVVMVAVLVPAWLQSRLAQADSGGGGGETGPSAGGGAACSARTSSGQRNPWFAFCATLTYAGTTLFGVLCELLRSSLPGRWLILAFVLLACATGVLALLLRRFASVDTLRSAYRVSACLAFLTALPLIAFAAFFILAMLDEGFGWHPAPDEAVIVPLIWLGALSLPVCGWRLWRAARRLPNGSTASGGKPASASYWGRYAIGVLVALLLLVAIVGGAMLLANALGIIRHATSTPGLVSRWRADGDAQDSAGRNHGVLHGDAGFVAGKVGQAFSFSGRTNSFIEVPDSPTLRLTNALTIEFWVKRQDLEAEDYIINKGGDYTRGVLNYGVTINQPQWDSGLAFTFAGGFRRSTSIADLDWHHIAVVARNGDEDPTFYLDGVVQPVTARGGPLHLSLPPSVEPLRIGAQVDTASGWCFYSKAVVDELSIYDRALGPAEIEARFAAGQRGKHPPGHGLSALLRPAATRPESSATAEFHYRAFEAEAALVDRLIPSSSRRPGVQPSAKALVNFGQPVSERQVGDFKMTVKVGLTESQAAEIGAGTLRALLDGMAAKPGLLKEQRRTIGSWPLVADSWSSSLADTNFFGSSGGTGFLGARRKNGILQARMECSVSYGLDALHAQPPLGVYSRILYEGNAPTNGALVFLVPFLRHNDVPRYFVWLFEITNQTAPPRAGTTSRINHLPLEQIRAPTAFGPVIERVLPDPDNRAGKGNNETLRLRTGQLSSILDETPREGGGRPRALVASEGDLYAEYDDYVGRRWALITHGLKLSDLTPSQWENASASELNAALNIPTAVEHVEVTGATLYVLPDGLLPITFAFETRDGARGILQVTAFTDNPRGVKLRYKLAQNAPRSAELKPIPPKALELAAEWRAFARAHASVHTMTNISEQAAFNQADNAWKVQIEEQLKGTVAEPVWQQLNAQAAEWKEAIQAKDAARAWAASRQVEALGAELARMLGLPETASSRTPSPAAGFQFRWVAREGDTNSPADLLPCRQGRGPEQKLPVLREVVLCGDDVESAGFTQLGADQKELALVLTLEASGKFAEATAKNVGRQLAVVWNGRVISAPIVQAAITSRNANIAGAFTDAEARQLLDLLNHRMPSTNSAALPKPRTPGQLAEPPRLRFLAWQDQWKTNDPGAVRYADGSRVTNASELQWLRKVQPLPVALVTPQTNRGPRCLYLWFSHPLFDQHSLKDISLADPGGKHPTLSYSAAGYPADAAKGNTGWLAFSVVPQLDDPNTRRVSIQLRYTLGEWQVERDNLPANWSGTITLADGSQLDPIGQAGRDRTSLTLVYDVAKWSGRLQFGALAYTEDGREVASSSSSVGGQRDPQTGKITERLYIDLPLAELDHFRILRRPVRTMDWAEVVMPPLSPEQAAVKAIEDYGGCITWDEQGRVVKVNLVYDEDKHGVRRECTNLSDQVAAVLPALQNVEMLVLQRTQATDLAMRQVARMASLRRLYLYNATVTDRGIAELQTLGQLEYLHVSDAGLDNASLQVLSKMPHLTGLALQGNRFSDQGLSPLAKLKNLKSLWIGSGSGIITDAGLACLAPLHTLEELELQNTRVTDLGLRHLDGMTNLVNVYLGNTKVTGPGRRRLEAKHPRLKVVN